In a genomic window of Cytobacillus sp. FSL H8-0458:
- a CDS encoding YqcI/YcgG family protein → MKTASKFLLTKEDMTNPDIVPEWVIQEYKTFHDTVTDKTFPCYFGMTAEMRGELRYAYITQEDWSNLPEALESFIELFDAPKLIRHGLFVFVEPEKDEKPLEHYREYFWNILQYLHKVDTKPWPKDYPTDPDHHLWAFSFAEEPFFVFGNAPAYKQRKTRDLGNSLVLGFQPRRIFEGLEGTSKGGIMSREKVRERVEKWDGLPTHPNISHYGDPEHREWKQYFIGDDIKPIEGKCPFHHK, encoded by the coding sequence ATGAAAACTGCCAGTAAGTTTCTTTTAACAAAAGAAGATATGACTAACCCCGATATTGTGCCTGAGTGGGTTATTCAGGAATATAAAACATTTCATGATACAGTTACAGATAAAACCTTCCCGTGCTATTTTGGAATGACTGCAGAAATGCGCGGCGAATTGAGATATGCCTATATTACACAAGAGGACTGGTCTAATCTTCCGGAAGCTCTTGAATCCTTTATCGAGCTCTTTGACGCACCAAAGCTTATTCGCCATGGCCTGTTTGTATTTGTGGAGCCGGAAAAAGATGAAAAGCCGCTTGAACATTACAGAGAATATTTCTGGAATATCCTTCAGTATTTGCATAAGGTTGATACAAAGCCTTGGCCGAAGGATTATCCGACAGATCCGGACCATCATTTATGGGCGTTTTCTTTTGCGGAGGAGCCATTCTTTGTGTTTGGAAATGCGCCTGCATACAAGCAGAGAAAGACGAGGGATTTAGGCAATAGCCTTGTGCTCGGATTCCAGCCGCGCCGCATTTTTGAAGGCCTTGAAGGCACCTCTAAAGGCGGCATCATGTCCAGGGAAAAAGTAAGGGAACGTGTTGAAAAATGGGATGGCCTTCCTACCCATCCAAACATCAGCCACTATGGCGATCCCGAACACCGTGAGTGGAAACAATACTTCATCGGTGATGACATTAAGCCAATTGAAGGGAAATGCCCTTTTCATCATAAATAA
- a CDS encoding serine hydrolase, with protein sequence MDFHTLKAEILTLASCCEGRVAVYIHTEDDFIEKDADAIFSSASLIKVPILLAGLLQAEKGLLQLEEEVEVTASARVGGSGVLQAMARDLKIKVTDLMTLMIIVSDNTATNLIIELLGIEKINQLFKDLGFNNTSLNRKMMDFEALKNGIDNTTTARDMVYGIKALAEQKLLSGKYTEKALYILENQQFKNKLANTIDEEKVMVANKTGELPGIEHDCAIFTHKGKTVCAAVLVDRLQNQAAGKEVLSAIGSRINQYITHK encoded by the coding sequence ATGGACTTTCATACTCTTAAAGCGGAAATTCTTACATTGGCCAGCTGCTGTGAAGGCCGCGTTGCTGTATATATCCATACTGAAGATGATTTCATCGAAAAAGATGCCGATGCCATTTTCTCTTCAGCCAGCTTAATAAAGGTGCCGATTTTACTTGCGGGACTTTTACAGGCGGAGAAAGGGCTGCTTCAGCTTGAGGAGGAAGTGGAAGTCACTGCTTCTGCCCGGGTTGGCGGATCGGGTGTATTGCAGGCCATGGCCAGAGATTTGAAGATCAAGGTGACAGACCTAATGACACTAATGATCATTGTGTCTGATAATACAGCGACTAATCTTATCATTGAGCTGCTCGGTATAGAGAAAATCAATCAGCTTTTCAAAGATTTGGGGTTTAATAATACATCATTAAACAGAAAAATGATGGATTTTGAAGCACTGAAAAACGGCATCGACAACACCACGACTGCCCGGGATATGGTGTATGGCATAAAGGCATTGGCAGAGCAAAAGCTTTTATCAGGGAAGTATACTGAAAAAGCACTGTATATATTGGAAAACCAGCAGTTTAAAAATAAACTTGCCAACACGATAGACGAGGAAAAAGTCATGGTTGCCAATAAAACAGGCGAACTTCCCGGCATAGAGCATGATTGCGCCATATTTACCCATAAAGGAAAAACAGTCTGCGCTGCGGTACTTGTGGACAGGCTCCAAAATCAGGCAGCCGGCAAAGAAGTACTGTCCGCAATTGGCAGCCGTATTAATCAATATATTACACATAAATAA
- a CDS encoding ABC transporter ATP-binding protein, which yields MAKEALLQVNNLKKHFSMGKGQTLKAVDDVSFHIKQGETFGIVGESGCGKSTAGRTIIGLYNRTEGEVLYDGKNVHNMTEKERFAFHRKMQMIFQDPYASLNPRSTVQEIISEPMEVHGLYPNKRERLERVYQLLEDVGLNRDHANRYPHEFSGGQRQRIGIARALALDPEFIIADEPISALDVSVQAQVVNLLKGLQKKKGLTYLFIAHDLSMVKHISDRIGVMYLGHLVELTTSENLYKNPLHPYTQALLSAIPIPDPDVEDNRERIILEGELPSPMNPPSGCVFRTRCPYAMEACASMKPVWQEIEKDHFVACHLYNEKVTGDHNRPQVAAAK from the coding sequence ATGGCAAAAGAAGCACTTTTACAGGTCAACAATCTCAAAAAGCATTTTTCAATGGGAAAAGGACAAACCCTGAAGGCTGTTGATGATGTCTCCTTTCATATCAAACAGGGAGAAACATTCGGGATTGTCGGTGAATCCGGCTGCGGAAAATCAACCGCAGGGCGTACCATCATTGGTTTATATAACCGTACAGAAGGTGAAGTCCTTTATGACGGAAAAAATGTCCATAACATGACTGAAAAAGAGAGGTTTGCTTTTCACAGGAAGATGCAGATGATTTTTCAGGATCCGTATGCTTCCTTGAATCCGCGTTCTACCGTACAGGAGATTATTTCCGAGCCCATGGAGGTTCATGGGTTATATCCGAATAAGAGGGAGCGCCTCGAGCGGGTCTATCAGCTTCTGGAGGATGTAGGTCTTAACCGCGACCATGCTAACCGTTATCCACATGAATTCAGCGGCGGGCAGAGACAAAGAATTGGAATTGCCCGCGCTTTGGCGCTGGATCCGGAATTCATTATTGCTGACGAGCCAATCTCAGCACTGGATGTATCGGTACAAGCCCAGGTGGTGAACCTGCTTAAGGGGCTCCAGAAGAAAAAAGGGCTGACCTACTTATTTATCGCCCATGATCTCTCAATGGTTAAGCATATCAGCGACAGAATCGGCGTTATGTACTTAGGGCATCTAGTGGAATTAACCACAAGCGAAAACTTATATAAAAATCCGCTTCACCCTTATACACAGGCCTTGTTGTCGGCGATTCCCATCCCTGACCCTGATGTCGAGGATAACCGGGAAAGAATCATTTTGGAAGGGGAGCTCCCAAGTCCAATGAATCCGCCAAGCGGCTGCGTATTCCGCACGCGCTGCCCTTATGCGATGGAGGCTTGTGCTTCCATGAAGCCTGTGTGGCAGGAGATTGAGAAGGATCACTTTGTGGCCTGCCATTTATATAATGAAAAAGTAACGGGCGACCATAACCGGCCTCAAGTAGCGGCTGCGAAATAA
- a CDS encoding C40 family peptidase has product MAIKQKWLVSVPAATLWTASDSSREIDFEAITNPVNLDAWLEKLTYEPRLELCDGNLVQSQVLYGEEVIVLEERDGWVHVVVPSQPSSKDGRGYPGWLPKAQLTQNEDWKLDSEKAAVIQNKKATLYSTDREPELILSYQTVLPVLKEGAEWIQVQTPGGEGFLKSADVKVFESFEAIRKGSGRDIIAAGEQFIGLPYLWGGMSSYGYDCSGFSFSMCKANGVIIPRDAHDQAEAGKPVELDAIEPGDLLFFAYEEGKGKLHHVGIYYGDGKLLHSPNTGKSIEVIDLKDTIYEKELCAARRYWQETGE; this is encoded by the coding sequence TTGGCAATTAAGCAGAAATGGCTGGTTTCGGTTCCTGCTGCTACCTTGTGGACAGCGAGCGATTCATCAAGAGAAATTGACTTTGAAGCCATCACTAATCCAGTTAATTTGGATGCCTGGCTTGAAAAGCTCACCTATGAGCCCCGACTGGAGCTTTGCGACGGGAATCTTGTGCAATCACAAGTTCTGTACGGAGAAGAAGTGATTGTATTGGAGGAGAGAGATGGATGGGTACATGTTGTTGTCCCGAGCCAGCCTTCTTCAAAGGACGGGAGAGGGTATCCCGGCTGGTTGCCGAAGGCCCAGCTGACTCAGAATGAAGATTGGAAGCTTGATAGTGAAAAGGCCGCTGTCATCCAGAACAAAAAAGCAACTCTCTATTCGACTGACAGAGAGCCGGAACTAATTCTAAGTTATCAAACTGTACTTCCGGTCTTAAAAGAAGGAGCCGAGTGGATCCAGGTTCAGACACCTGGAGGAGAAGGATTCTTAAAATCTGCTGACGTAAAGGTCTTTGAATCATTTGAGGCTATACGGAAAGGCAGCGGCAGAGACATCATTGCTGCGGGTGAACAATTTATAGGCCTTCCCTATCTATGGGGCGGCATGAGCAGCTATGGATATGACTGTTCAGGGTTCAGCTTTTCAATGTGCAAAGCAAATGGAGTGATCATTCCCCGTGATGCCCATGATCAGGCGGAAGCAGGGAAGCCGGTCGAACTGGATGCCATTGAACCAGGGGACCTATTATTCTTTGCTTATGAAGAAGGGAAAGGCAAACTCCATCATGTAGGCATTTATTATGGTGATGGAAAGCTGCTTCATTCTCCAAATACCGGTAAAAGCATCGAAGTTATCGACTTGAAAGATACCATCTATGAAAAGGAACTATGTGCAGCTAGACGTTACTGGCAAGAGACGGGGGAATAA
- a CDS encoding dipeptide epimerase, with protein sequence MKINTIETFRAAVPLKKPFKTALRTVETAETLVVKVTCDNGIAGWGEAPPTVVITGDSLSSIESAIHHVLKPMLINKSLLNYEEIFQGIQSALIGNSSAKAALDMALYDCLAQQCKLPLYQFLGGHKNEVETDYTVSVNGPEEMGEDAVSYVQQGFDVLKVKVGKDDILTDIERIREIRTRVGSKIKIRLDANQGWKPKDAIYAIRKMEALDLNIELVEQPVKAWDIEGLKQVTDAVNTPIMADESVFTPKQAFEVIKTRSADLINIKLMKSGGIYQAQIINQLAEVCGMECMVGSMIETKIGITAAAHFAASKKNITRFDFDAPLMMAKEIVEGGIRYSGRKITLPSETGLGIRNVSLAVNKQELTS encoded by the coding sequence ATGAAAATAAACACGATCGAAACATTTAGAGCTGCAGTACCACTGAAAAAACCATTTAAAACAGCTTTGAGAACAGTTGAGACAGCTGAAACGCTTGTTGTAAAAGTAACATGTGATAACGGGATAGCCGGGTGGGGGGAAGCACCACCCACTGTGGTGATCACCGGGGACAGCCTATCAAGCATAGAGTCAGCCATCCATCATGTATTAAAGCCAATGCTGATCAATAAGAGTCTTCTAAACTATGAGGAGATATTCCAGGGGATTCAGTCCGCTTTAATAGGAAATTCGAGTGCAAAGGCAGCTTTGGATATGGCCTTGTACGATTGTCTTGCACAGCAATGCAAACTGCCTCTTTACCAATTTTTAGGCGGACATAAAAATGAGGTGGAAACGGATTATACAGTAAGCGTCAATGGTCCGGAAGAAATGGGAGAAGATGCGGTTTCCTATGTTCAGCAAGGCTTCGATGTCCTTAAGGTAAAGGTCGGCAAGGATGATATTTTAACAGATATAGAGAGAATACGGGAAATCCGCACCCGGGTAGGATCGAAAATTAAAATCCGCCTGGATGCCAATCAGGGCTGGAAACCAAAGGATGCTATTTATGCCATCCGAAAAATGGAAGCACTTGACTTGAACATTGAGCTTGTCGAACAGCCGGTAAAGGCTTGGGATATAGAGGGGCTTAAGCAGGTTACCGATGCGGTTAATACACCGATTATGGCAGATGAGAGTGTTTTTACCCCGAAGCAGGCATTTGAAGTCATTAAAACGCGAAGTGCTGACCTGATTAATATCAAGCTGATGAAGTCAGGCGGCATTTATCAGGCGCAGATCATTAATCAGCTTGCTGAAGTATGCGGGATGGAATGCATGGTAGGCAGCATGATTGAAACAAAGATCGGCATTACGGCCGCAGCCCATTTTGCAGCCAGCAAAAAGAATATAACCCGCTTTGATTTTGATGCCCCATTGATGATGGCAAAAGAAATTGTGGAAGGCGGAATCCGCTATTCCGGCCGCAAAATTACCCTGCCATCTGAAACTGGCCTTGGCATCAGGAATGTATCATTGGCAGTGAACAAGCAGGAATTGACATCCTGA